The stretch of DNA TTTAAAAAGTCTTAACTTAGTCATAAGGTTGAATCTGTGTATAGCGTAACACCTCGTTACAGTTGATGTTATATCATAATCCTCTCAGACGCTCTGTTGAACTATGCTGGAGAACTCATTGTTACCGGACCCAACGCCACCGCTGGCATCTTCGCCACCTACCCTGGCAAACATCTCACATTGGTCAACGGCTTCTTCGACCAGGTGAGCCCCTTTCTTCCGCATACAACCCCCCAAACTGGTTGGATCAGGAATTAGGAATTCGGAATTCTCCATGTTAATGGAGGTATCTCTATCCCAGACGATTGGCACTGCAGCATTGATCGTGTGTATCCTGGCCATCGTGGACCCCCATAACAATCCCATTCCCCAGGGCCTGGAGGCCTTCACGGTGGGCTTCGTGGTGCTGGTCATCGGCCTGTCCATGGGCTTCAACTCTGGCTACGCTGTCAACCCTGCCAGGGACCTGGGGCCACGCCTCTTTACTGCTCTGGCAGGCTGGGGCACCGAGGTCTTCACGTGAGTCCTCCCAaaaatcctctttctctctctgcatgcatctggttctctcttcccctctctgcttGTCTCTACACATGTATTCTACCACTATACATCTACCATTTCCTGGTTAGAGGTTTGTACATTATTGATATAACGATTTAAACAAAATGGGAGATGGTGATGATGGATCAAACAGGTAAAAGCAGAGGAGGCAAAGATTAAGAAAATATCTTCTCTCTCGCACAACTTTTTGGatttgtctcgctctctttctctcagtgccAACAAGTGCTGGTTCCTGGTGCCCATCTTCGCCCCATTCCTGGGCGCCATCATTGGTGTGGTGGTCTATCAGCTGATGGTTGGCTTTCATCAGGAGGGAGAGGTTCGTGACCGGAAGAGCCAGGAGGAGAGAGTCAAACTGACCAACATTAACCCAAAGGATGTTCGAAAGGAAGAGATGTTATGAGCCTCAAAACCTCCagcatcctccatcctccaccacAACCAAGCATCCTATACCCCTAAACTCAGCCTTAGTGGGGTACAGTATGGTCTCCTTGAGGGCCGGTGGGTCCCTTTTCACTCTTAACTCTGACAGCTGTGTGTCTGTTAGTCTGCAAGGAGACAACTACAGTACGCACACACATTATGGACCTCAATTCTTCTCTATAATGTTGCCACAGTATATCTATCTCTAGGCGTCCTTTGTCTTACATTGTAGCTACATAGTGTCTTTAAGTAAGAGGGAAGAAAGTAAAGACTCAAACACAGAATTATATTAATTCAAAATGTTTGGAAACAATCGAAGTTTTTGGCCTAGTGTCTTTAGCTCTTCTGTTtggacagtattttatgttttatacTAACATAGCGTTTTAATGATTCCGTTGTATTTATATGCTGTGGACAGATTGTACATGTGTCCCGATCAAATGAAATGTGTACGTTTTAGTGAGTCCATGAATTTCAATGTCAACCAGAGGCCTCATGTCATAAgatttttatacttttttacattttttattaattactcAACTTAATTTTTAAGCCCACGTTTTACCAgaattatttataaaaagatcTGTCCGTGGTTTTCTCCCTAGGAAGCGGTTGCTTCCAAGGtgcagacacctgtgtgtcttttgacactatataaacgagtcatcccgcagtgtttgtgatcataccctgatgaagacagcttggctgtcgaaaaaGTTGTATATTAAATTTTTTGCATcggagctcctagagtgtgtggcTCTCCTTTTATTTTCATGCTTCCAAGGTGCACCATGGCGCAAAGATATGCTTGTCAGGATGCTATATACTCTCGTGTCTGCAGACAGTATcgtcagtggaggaggaggagagaatgttgagtgacacacacacatttgatttCAGCTGCCGGTGAGGGGCAGGACTCGCAGGAGGTAGGATTGTAAATGAATTTGATCAAGTTATGCAGTctattgattccttcttgatgaataaatGAAACGGTTTTGTTGTGTCTCTGTAATACTAACCACCTAGCAATTGTATTAACTtgctttagctagccagctagaaaGGTTCATAATCTCCCAACcccataactagctaccaagccatttcaggctatcaatcacgTTAGAGTAGCTTGTCTATCTTGGCTGGCAAGGTTGCTAGTCTTTAGGGTTGTAATACTATATACCAGTGTGGCAGGTGTACTAAACTCCTAAGGCATAAAACttcttaacttcttcttaatagggggcgctgttttcactttgggaataAAACGTCTTAAGGACTCAATGAGCATCATTCATTAAAATGGcaattgaacaggtaaagagtcatgcttagataacctatgcagaacaatatacataatatacatattttgttattatatttttatatagaattaggcataatgattatggctctaggtTGCAGGAAAAAGTGGTTTTAGGTGTTTGAAAGATGTTgttgagcagatgttattgcgggtgtagcgaaatgcttgtgttcctagttccaacagtgcagtaatatctaataatacacacaactctaaaagtaaaataatggaagtaagaaatatatgaatattaggatgagcaatgtcggaatccggactatgtgtatatatacagggtttgggagtaacggattacatgtaatccgttacatgtaagggcccacaaaaaaaggtaaatgtaccagtcaaaagtttggacacacctactcattcaagggtttttctttatttttactattttctacattgtaaaataataatgaagacatcaaaactatgaaataacacatatggaatcatgtcgtaaccaaaaaagtgttaaacaaatcaaaatactgtatatttgagattcttcaaagtagccacactgtgccttgatgacagctttgcacacatttggcattctctcaaccagcttcattaggtagtcacatggaatgcatttcaattgacatgtgtttcttgttaaaagtgaatttgtggaatttctttccttattaatgtgcttgagccaatcagttgtgttgtgacaaggtaggagtggtatacagaagagagccctatttggtaaaaggccaagtccatattatggcaagaacagctcaaataagtgcCAATAAGTGCTGGTTCCTGGTGCTCATCTTTGCCTCGTTCCTGGGCGCCATCATTGGTATGGTGGTCTATCAGCTGATGGTTGGCTTCCATCAGGAGGGAGAGGTTCGCGACAGGAAGAGCCAGAAGGAGAGAGTCAAACTGACCAAAATCAACCCAAAGGATGCCCTAAAGAAAGACATGGTATGAGCCTCAAAACCTCCAGCATCCTTTACCCCACCAgtatatgttggaactccttcaatactgttggaaaagcattccaggtgaagctggttgagagaatgccaagcgtgtgcaaagctgtcatcaaggcaaagggtgcctactttgaataatctcaaatatataatatattttgatttgtttaacacttttttggttactacattattccataggtgtaatttcatagtttggatgtcttcactataattctacaatgtagaaaatagtaaaaataaagaaaaatccttgaatgagtaggtgtgtccaaacgtttgactggtactgtgtgtatatatatatgtgtgtgtggtatttttTCTGCATACCTCTTTAACTGTCCAATTGTAATTTTAATGAGGATGTCATTCTAACTGTTGTAAATCACACATCTCAATGTACTGCACGAACATGACTAGGATATTACATCCAAATTGCAACACAGTACATGGAATCATAATACACATCATCAATACATCTGGTATATATCATGGCATCATAATTAATACACAAACATCATGATATTATCATAAGGTGCCAGATTACATTTAAACTAATTATTTTTCTGAGCTCTCTGTATGTTACCTATcctctgtatgtgttatttcatagttttgatgcattattattattctacaatgtagaaatagtcaaaataaagaaaagtcctggaatgagtaggtgtgtccaagcttttgactggtactgtatatatatccattgattgttgaagaatataacttatgagcctcatgagcttagttcaactgtcacactccatgagaacccaacatataagcttgttttactccaatgtttgtaaacattgtaaatgtaaacaaacactgtatagcctcatgacgtggttaaaactatactttttatataatggatggccagtccttgcatccatagctttgtctgtggttatatttctccaggcccatccctcatctTTTCACCAAAACAGAGGCGTGGtgtccgttttgttattgtttcatccgtggatttgccctttaaacagctgcatattatcaagatatcaaagtgtcaccaacaaaaaggttaacaaaaggcctatagcaaatgcagcatatggcattcttttttcacatgtaaatag from Salvelinus sp. IW2-2015 linkage group LG33, ASM291031v2, whole genome shotgun sequence encodes:
- the LOC111957749 gene encoding aquaporin-3 isoform X2, translated to MGKQKVFMDKLAQTFQIRNLLLRQAMAECLGTLILVMFGCGAVAQLVLSGGSHGMFLTVNFAFGFAATLGILVCGQVSGGHLNPAVTFALCLLGRDRWRKFPVYFFFQTLGAFLGSGIIFGLYYDALLNYAGELIVTGPNATAGIFATYPGKHLTLVNGFFDQTIGTAALIVCILAIVDPHNNPIPQGLEAFTVGFVVLVIGLSMGFNSGYAVNPARDLGPRLFTALAGWGTEVFTANKCWFLVPIFAPFLGAIIGVVVYQLMVGFHQEGEVRDRKSQEERVKLTNINPKDVRKEEML
- the LOC111957749 gene encoding aquaporin-3 isoform X3, translated to MFGCGAVAQLVLSGGSHGMFLTVNFAFGFAATLGILVCGQVSGGHLNPAVTFALCLLGRDRWRKFPVYFFFQTLGAFLGSGIIFGLYYDALLNYAGELIVTGPNATAGIFATYPGKHLTLVNGFFDQTIGTAALIVCILAIVDPHNNPIPQGLEAFTVGFVVLVIGLSMGFNSGYAVNPARDLGPRLFTALAGWGTEVFTANKCWFLVPIFAPFLGAIIGVVVYQLMVGFHQEGEVRDRKSQEERVKLTNINPKDVRKEEML